A region from the Candidatus Desulfatibia profunda genome encodes:
- the nuoE gene encoding NADH-quinone oxidoreductase subunit NuoE gives MNQELPSEEKEALERIAVKFKAFARQRGNLIPILQMVQEELTYLSPEAIKMVSEHLEIPKSEVYGVATFYNQFRFQPPGKHPIKVCLGTACHVRAGDIILENFERKLGISDGETSPDREFSIERVVCVGCCALAPVAIIGETVHGHMAPSKVEGLLMRIQIEKEIQAREKQKNESGQ, from the coding sequence ATGAACCAAGAGCTGCCTTCGGAGGAAAAAGAAGCCCTCGAGCGTATTGCCGTAAAATTCAAAGCGTTTGCAAGACAAAGAGGAAATCTGATCCCCATCCTCCAGATGGTCCAGGAAGAGCTTACCTATCTTTCCCCTGAAGCCATTAAAATGGTTTCGGAACACCTCGAAATTCCAAAGAGCGAAGTATACGGCGTGGCTACATTTTATAACCAGTTCCGATTTCAGCCGCCCGGCAAACATCCGATTAAAGTTTGCCTGGGGACTGCCTGCCATGTCAGGGCCGGAGACATTATCCTTGAAAATTTCGAACGAAAACTTGGAATTTCCGATGGCGAAACCTCCCCGGATCGGGAATTCAGTATCGAAAGGGTCGTCTGCGTCGGTTGCTGTGCCCTGGCCCCTGTAGCCATTATCGGAGAAACCGTCCACGGTCATATGGCCCCGAGCAAGGTGGAAGGACTTCTCATGCGGATTCAAATTGAAAAAGAAATCCAAGCCAGAGAAAAACAAAAAAATGAGTCCGGCCAATAA